Proteins from one Porites lutea chromosome 3, jaPorLute2.1, whole genome shotgun sequence genomic window:
- the LOC140930774 gene encoding uncharacterized protein gives MVQCFAVLLILCFSGGSLGTTTSPRQQNTAKLKDLCEKSILVHGFPGIPGSNGMPGMPGVQGPQGPQGREGAKGQNGDKGSQGMPGPRGDRGHQGPLGKSGPQGIKGIKGEPGIVGNQGRKGDKGEKGESAKASQASVVPKTNWKQCVWKSYSNTDNGKIKDCSFNKLKADTALKVSYQGNVKMYGDQKCIRLYFKFNGNECSGPMTIEAGIYSDWPSVPNLHHHRSFEGYCENIPKGTVRVELWVGQCRGYSLGDAYTGWIFVSRIMIEEVSRPQS, from the exons ATGGTTCAGTGTTTCGCTGTTTTACTGATTCTCTGTTTTTCTGGGGGTTCACTGGGAACAACTACCTCACCTCGGCAACAAAACACCGCAAAGTTAAAAGATTTATGCGag AAATCTATACTGGTTCATGGTTTTCCCGGCATACCAGGATCAAACGGCATGCCGGGAATGCCCGGAGTTCAGGGACCGCAAGGACCCCAGGGAAGGGAAGGTGCAAAAGGACAAAACGGTGATAAAGGATCACAAGGAATGCCGGGTCCAAGAGGAGACAGAGGGCACCAAGGGCCTCTCGGGAAGAGTGGACCACAAGGAATCAAAGGAATAAAAGGAGAGCCAGGCATTGTGGGAAATCAAGGACGAAAAGGAGAcaaaggagagaaaggagaaagcGCCAAAGCAAGTCAAGCAAGTGTAGTGCCAAAAACCAACTGGAAACAATGTGTGTGGAAATCATACAGCAATACTGATAACGGAAAGATTAAG GATTGCAGCTTCAACAAATTGAAGGCCGATACAGCTCTTAAAGTTTCTTACCAGGGAAATGTGAAAATGTATGGTGATCAGAAGTGTATTCGATTGTACTTCAAATTCAATGGAAATGAATGTAGTGGACCGATGACGATCGAGGCTGGTATATACAGTGACTGGCCTAGTGTCCCAAACCTTCATCATCATCGGTCATTTGAGGGCTACTGCGAAAACATTCCCAAAGGGACGGTTCGGGTGGAGTTATGGGTAGGCCAGTGTCGAGGCTATAGTTTGGGCGATGCTTACACCGGTTGGATTTTCGTGTCCCGTATAATGATTGAAGAAGTATCCAGGCCGCAGTCCTAG